The Cuculus canorus isolate bCucCan1 chromosome 5, bCucCan1.pri, whole genome shotgun sequence genome window below encodes:
- the ALKBH3 gene encoding alpha-ketoglutarate-dependent dioxygenase alkB homolog 3: MAERRRRARVQGGWAAPQAPVGSSLAPAGTRPVWMRKDQPHTQKQFVFEKPTEVERKVPEADVIDKPGVYELSKEPTGTSRIHLIPGFIDSEQADWMLEQLLQDIPWGQRTHIRQEVSFEEPRLTSWYGELPYTYSRITMQPNPNWHPLLTMLKKRIEEFTGYTFNSLLCNLYRNEKDSVDWHSDDEPSLGKNPVIASLSFGATRTFEMRKKPSPEENGDYTYVQRLRIPLDHGTLLLMEGATQEDWQHRVPKEYHSRDARINLTFRIIYPERDGIRK, encoded by the exons ATGGCGGAGCGCCGGCGGCGCGCGCGCGTGCAGGGCGGCTGGGCAG CACCTCAGGCACCTGTGGGAAGCAGCCTTGCCCCTGCAGGCACCAGACCCGTATGGATGAGGAAAGATCAGCCTCACACTCAAAAGCaatttgtctttgaaaagcCAACAGAG GTGGAACGCAAAGTTCCTGAGGCAGATGTGATAGA CAAGCCTGGTGTGTATGAGCTCAGCAAAGAACCCACTGGCACTTCTAG GATTCATTTGATTCCTGGCTTTATTGACTCAGAACAAGCAGACTGGATGCTTGAACAACTCCTCCAAGACATACCCTGGGGTCAGCGAACTCACATCAGACAGG aaGTATCTTTTGAGGAACCAAGGCTTACCTCCTGGTATGGGGAGCTTCCTTACACATACTCCAGGATAACAATGCAGCCAAACCCAAAT TGGCATCCTTTGCTGACTATGCTAAAGAAGCGCATTGAAGAGTTCACTGGCTATACCTTCAACTCTCTTCTTTGCAACCTCTACCGAAATGAGAAGGATAGTGTAGACTGGCACAGTGACGATGAACCATCACTGGGAAAAAATCCTGTCATTGCCTCGCTCAGCTTTGGTGCTACCCGGACCTTTGAGATGAGGAAGAAACCCTCCCCT gaagaaaatggagaCTATACTTATGTGCAAAGACTGAGAATCCCACTTGATCACGGGACTTTGCTGCTGATGGAAGGAGCTACCCAGGAGGACTGGCAG CATCGAGTGCCTAAAGAGTATCATTCCAGAGATGCACGGATAAACTTGACCTTTAGGATCATTTATCCAGAACGTGATGGAATTCGGAAGTGA
- the C5H11orf96 gene encoding uncharacterized protein C11orf96 homolog has product MASKPAELMGVCSSYQAVMPHFACVAEEFPQPARPAKATKGKLRRPRQSRFKTQPVTFDEIQEVEEEGVSPMEEEKAKKSFLQSLECLRRSTQNLSLQRDRLGSCRLRNSLDSSDSDSAL; this is encoded by the coding sequence ATGGCCTCGAAGCCGGCCGAGCTGATGGGAGTCTGCTCCAGCTACCAGGCGGTGATGCCGCACTTCGCCTGCGTGGCCGAGGAGTTCCCGCAGCCCGCCCGCCCCGCCAAGGCGACCAAGGGCAAGCTGCGGCGGCCGCGGCAGTCGCGCTTCAAGACGCAGCCCGTGACTTTCGACGAGAtccaggaggtggaggaggagggggtgtcccccatggaggaggagaaagccAAAAAGTCCTTCCTGCAGTCGCTGGAGTGCCTGCGGCGAAGCACCCAGAACCTCAGCCTGCAGCGGGACCGCCTCGGCAGCTGCCGCCTCCGCAACAGCCTCGACTCCAGCGACTCGGACTCGGCCCTCTAA